A region of Sugiyamaella lignohabitans strain CBS 10342 chromosome A, complete sequence DNA encodes the following proteins:
- the APL6 gene encoding Apl6p (Beta3-like subunit of the yeast AP-3 complex; functions in transport of alkaline phosphatase to the vacuole via the alternate pathway; exists in both cytosolic and peripherally associated membrane-bound pools; GO_component: GO:0030123 - AP-3 adaptor complex [Evidence IEA]; GO_component: GO:0030123 - AP-3 adaptor complex [Evidence IMP] [PMID 9250663]; GO_component: GO:0005794 - Golgi apparatus [Evidence IEA,IEA]; GO_component: GO:0030665 - clathrin-coated vesicle membrane [Evidence IEA]; GO_component: GO:0031410 - cytoplasmic vesicle [Evidence IEA]; GO_component: GO:0016020 - membrane [Evidence IEA]; GO_component: GO:0030117 - membrane coat [Evidence IEA]; GO_function: GO:0003674 - molecular_function [Evidence ND]; GO_process: GO:0006896 - Golgi to vacuole transport [Evidence IMP] [PMID 9335339]; GO_process: GO:0006886 - intracellular protein transport [Evidence IEA]; GO_process: GO:0006623 - protein targeting to vacuole [Evidence IMP] [PMID 17895371]; GO_process: GO:0015031 - protein transport [Evidence IEA]; GO_process: GO:0006810 - transport [Evidence IEA]; GO_process: GO:0016192 - vesicle-mediated transport [Evidence IEA]), with the protein MAKGKNAAEFFADVIKNVASNSLETRKLVYIYLLRYADFEPDLALLSINTIQKSLSDQNPVIRALAVRVISALRLPVIAPIVQLAIKQCCNDLSPTVRRATVQAIGKCYDLDPSTGTNLIESLTKMLSDRDPLVLSSALVTLGKYFPDRLDLLHRPFRNICRILPQLDEWSQVVVLELLTRYSRIYLAKPRVFASNGRSSELKQVEDEDIFGASDTPEDGQRSVVLDPDMELLFKSASALLFSRNGAVILAVAKLYFYLGTRETFSELEVAEPVVRLLRSDSSVQYIALMNIRTMAMTRTKSFVPFLPYFHVLPSDNAVITKLKLEILTLLVDEKTVDTVLSDIKFYATTSNNPKVVANAMQALARCALSFPSHSRRILAWLFHQIGCEKPIVVSETLTSIRVLIQNDPTNHISTVARLAACLDQDLVANAKASIIWLVGEFAGLAYEITPDVFRKCTKTFALEDENVRYQIIVLAAKIYSYHLDRQKSTEMSEETETDLRNRRSNEVIPKLFSHVMHLARYDSSYDIRDRARMFSALLNSSINNDIAFLVLQAPKPLPIISIKEKLLGLESDQKASLNSTPIGRLHLGSVSLILGHSVDGYQQLPSWTPVDHLIDPSIRDEEENKEDGITPFSNTTKQYRQSPPITSLSSKTYREPESHGLRTNGKRLTQQTLDEFLGDVKVASEHGDESEESEESEESEESDEDESEGDGSDESNEGDSNEDVSASEQDGENEEQESDSSNDETSRMIR; encoded by the coding sequence ATGGCTAAAGGAAAGAATGCTGCAGAATTCTTTGCGGATGTGATTAAGAACGTGGCTTCTAACAGTCTGGAGACGAGGAAGCTGGTATATATCTACCTTTTAAGATATGCTGATTTTGAACCAGATTTGGCTCTGTTATCAATCAACACAATCCAGAAATCTTTGAGCGATCAGAATCCTGTTATTAGGGCATTAGCTGTCCGCGTTATTTCTGCCCTGAGGTTACCTGTTATTGCCCCTATAGTTCAGCTGGCAATCAAACAATGCTGTAATGATCTGTCGCCCACCGTAAGAAGAGCCACTGTTCAAGCTATTGGAAAGTGCTACGACCTAGATCCATCTACAGGGACCAATTTGATAGAATCCTTGACAAAAATGCTTTCTGACCGAGACCCATTAGTCTTAAGCTCTGCCCTTGTCACCCTTGGAAAATACTTTCCAGATAGGCTAGATTTATTGCATCGACCATTCAGAAATATTTGCAGAATATTACCTCAACTAGATGAATGGAGTCAGGTGGTAGTTTTGGAACTTCTCACGCGCTATTCAAGAATATACTTGGCTAAGCCCAGAGTGTTTGCTTCCAATGGCAGAAGCTCTGAACTTAAACAAGTTGAGGATGAGGATATTTTCGGAGCTAGTGATACTCCTGAAGATGGTCAACGTTCGGTAGTGCTTGATCCAGATATGGAACTGTTATTCAAATCTGCGAGTGCTCTTTTGTTCAGCCGTAATGGCGCTGTCATTCTTGCAGTCGCCAAGCTATACTTCTATCTTGGAACTAGGGAGACTTTTAGCGAACTAGAGGTAGCAGAGCCAGTGGTTAGATTGCTTAGAAGTGATTCGTCGGTGCAGTATATTGCACTCATGAATATTAGAACAATGGCTATGACTAGAACAAAAAGTTTTGTTCCATTTTTACCGTACTTTCATGTGCTTCCAAGTGATAATGCTGTAATCACCAAGCTAAAACTTGAAATTCTCACTCTTTTGGTTGATGAAAAAACTGTTGATACAGTTCTGTCAGATATCAAATTTTACGCGACTACTTCGAACAATCCCAAAGTTGTGGCCAATGCTATGCAAGCTTTGGCTAGGTGTGCGTTAAGCTTTCCATCTCATTCTCGAAGAATTCTAGCATGGTTATTTCATCAGATTGGATGTGAGAAACCGATTGTTGTCAGCGAAACTCTGACTTCAATTCGGGTCTTGATCCAGAATGACCCTACGAATCACATTTCGACAGTCGCTAGACTAGCTGCTTGTCTAGACCAAGACTTAGTAGCCAATGCCAAGGCTAGTATAATATGGCTTGTGGGAGAATTTGCTGGACTTGCATATGAGATAACACCTGATGTCTTTCGAAAATGTACAAAAACATTTGCacttgaagatgaaaatgtGAGGTATCAAATAATAGTTCTCGCTGCTAAAATCTACTCGTACCACTTAGATCGACAAAAATCGACAGAAATGTCTGAGGAAACAGAGACTGATCTGAGAAATCGGAGAAGCAATGAAGTTATTCCTAAACTATTTTCGCATGTCATGCACTTGGCTCGTTATGATTCTTCTTATGACATTAGAGACCGAGCACGTATGTTCTCAGCCTTACTTAACTCAAGTATTAATAACGACATAGCTTTTTTGGTTCTCCAGGCTCCTAAACCTCTACCAATTATCTCGATCAAGGAAAAGCTACTTGGCTTAGAATCTGATCAAAAGGCATCATTGAATAGCACCCCCATTGGCAGGCTCCATTTGGGATCTGTCAGTCTTATCCTAGGGCATTCGGTCGATGGATACCAGCAGTTGCCATCATGGACTCCAGTCGATCACCTTATCGACCCATCGATCcgtgatgaagaagaaaacaaggAAGATGGTATCACACCGTTTTCCAATACTACCAAGCAATACCGGCAAAGCCCACCAATAACTTCTCTCTCAAGCAAGACTTATCGAGAACCGGAATCACATGGTCTACGGACAAATGGTAAAAGACTAACTCAACAAACTTTGGACGAATTTTTAGGTGACGTCAAGGTGGCTAGTGAGCATGGCGATGAGAGTGAAGAAAGTGAAGAAAGTGAGGAAAGCGAAGAGagtgatgaggatgagaGTGAGGGGGATGGCTCAGATGAAAGCAATGAAGGGGACAGTAACGAGGACGTAAGTGCAAGTGAGCAAGATGGTGAAAACGAAGAGCAAGAAAGCGATAGCTCCAATGACGAGACATCAAGGATGATCAGATAG
- the IKI1 gene encoding Elongator subunit IKI1 (Subunit of hexameric RecA-like ATPase Elp456 Elongator subcomplex; which is required for modification of wobble nucleosides in tRNA; iki1 mutations confer resistance to the K. lactis toxin zymocin; GO_component: GO:0033588 - Elongator holoenzyme complex [Evidence IDA] [PMID 11689709]; GO_component: GO:0005737 - cytoplasm [Evidence IEA,IEA]; GO_component: GO:0005737 - cytoplasm [Evidence IDA] [PMID 12139626]; GO_component: GO:0005634 - nucleus [Evidence IEA,IEA]; GO_component: GO:0005634 - nucleus [Evidence IDA] [PMID 12139626]; GO_function: GO:0016887 - ATPase activity [Evidence IDA,IMP] [PMID 22343726]; GO_function: GO:0000049 - tRNA binding [Evidence IDA] [PMID 22343726]; GO_process: GO:0006355 - regulation of transcription, DNA-templated [Evidence IEA,IEA]; GO_process: GO:0006400 - tRNA modification [Evidence IMP] [PMID 15769872]; GO_process: GO:0006351 - transcription, DNA-templated [Evidence IEA]): MSYFATSTIDVTPVAAASQDYHAQQYLRKSLSNLLVPNNICNKTVYRVDLVHRRRSGRGISASYSLSATDHSIQYIAPKKAGDEGDAEEDTKLLQGLTTFNLTTSDRQKEARDKVELPFLQAQEVGEGGARGGAVIYEFEKDDDYDEEDPYEDPF, from the coding sequence ATGTCATACTTTGCCACATCAACTATTGATGTTACTCCAGTTGCAGCGGCGTCACAGGATTATCATGCTCAACAGTATCTTAGAAAAAGTCTGTCAAATCTTTTAGTTCCAAACAACATTTGTAATAAGACTGTTTACAGAGTGGACCTTGTGCATCGAAGGCGGTCTGGTAGAGGTATTAGTGCATCATACTCCTTGTCAGCAACAGATCATTCGATACAGTACATAGCCCCTAAGAAGGCGGGAGATGAAGGTGATGCCGAAGAAGATACGAAATTGCTGCAAGGGTTAACCACATTTAATCTCACAACCTCAGACAGACAGAAGGAGGCTCGAGACAAAGTGGAATTACCTTTCTTACAAGCTCAAGAGGTGGGTGAAGGAGGTGCTAGAGGTGGTGCAGTTATTTATGAATTTGAAAAGGACgatgattatgatgaagaggaccCATACGAGGATCCCTTTTAG
- the PCT1 gene encoding choline-phosphate cytidylyltransferase (Cholinephosphate cytidylyltransferase; a rate-determining enzyme of the CDP-choline pathway for phosphatidylcholine synthesis, inhibited by Sec14p, activated upon lipid-binding; contains an element within the regulatory domain involved in both silencing and activation of enzymatic activity; GO_component: GO:0005794 - Golgi apparatus [Evidence TAS] [PMID 10397762]; GO_component: GO:0016020 - membrane [Evidence IEA,IEA]; GO_component: GO:0005635 - nuclear envelope [Evidence IDA] [PMID 12200438]; GO_component: GO:0005634 - nucleus [Evidence IDA] [PMID 12200438]; GO_function: GO:0003824 - catalytic activity [Evidence IEA]; GO_function: GO:0004105 - choline-phosphate cytidylyltransferase activity [Evidence IEA]; GO_function: GO:0004105 - choline-phosphate cytidylyltransferase activity [Evidence IDA] [PMID 2826147]; GO_function: GO:0016779 - nucleotidyltransferase activity [Evidence IEA]; GO_function: GO:0016740 - transferase activity [Evidence IEA]; GO_process: GO:0006657 - CDP-choline pathway [Evidence IDA] [PMID 10397762]; GO_process: GO:0009058 - biosynthetic process [Evidence IEA]; GO_process: GO:0006629 - lipid metabolic process [Evidence IEA]; GO_process: GO:0006656 - phosphatidylcholine biosynthetic process [Evidence IEA]; GO_process: GO:0006656 - phosphatidylcholine biosynthetic process [Evidence IDA] [PMID 10397762]; GO_process: GO:0008654 - phospholipid biosynthetic process [Evidence IEA]), producing MAAAKGSSPRVKKPTTNDRAISDSPESVKRSSTKPGATPNKLAKSSSLSSIFSLGKKRKRSESDEESNSKLPGPTTPRSSISSIWTPSRASPRIASSGEKKRRSLFSLVLPNERNSDSDIDGTNDEAESKSNKSKRKTLKANKSSNDNDSYIEGDGDDENGVLETDSDGSGSDTDDKSTHKLKKRRISQIELQREKELDEQVEPQYRKYRPRGYTFNPPPTDRPIRIYADGVFDLFHLGHMKQLEQAKKALPNVTLICGIPSDIDTHKHKGLTVLTDSQRCETLLHCKWVDEVIPNAPWCVTVDFLRKHQIDYVAHDDLPYASSGSDDIYRPVKELGMFLTTQRTEGISTSDIITKIIRDYDKYLMRNFARGASRKDLNVSWLKKNELDLKRHVLEFRESFKTNFESTTRDIYSEFMGYVSGVLHLKDAAAVAAAAAASSSQRRALRSGNTSNVNNDSESHSANEDSEAPEAPGSPATDFASGYSGGSFFGNVKDWVSRRIDSSIPPSPTDTPREHSDAE from the coding sequence atggctgctgctaaggGGTCATCTCCCAGGGTGAAAAAACCCACTACCAATGACAGAGCTATCAGTGATTCACCGGAGTCAGTCAAACGATCGAGTACAAAGCCAGGTGCTACACCTAACAAATTAGCGAAATCATCCTCGTTGTCGTCAATTTTTTCGTTAGGTAAAAAAAGGAAGAGATCAGAGAGTGACGAAGAAAGCAATAGTAAACTTCCTGGACCAACGACGCCAAGGAGTAGTATTAGCAGCATTTGGACTCCCTCACGTGCTTCGCCCCGAATTGCCAGCTCAGGTGAGAAAAAGAGACGGTCGTTATTCTCTTTAGTGTTGCCTAATGAAAGGAATAGCGACAGTGACATAGACGGTACTAACGACGAAGCCGAATCTAAAAGCAACAAATCCAAACGAAAAACCCTTAAAGCAAACAAATCCAGTAACGATAATGATAGTTATATTGAAGGTGAcggtgatgatgaaaatggcgTTTTAGAAACTGATTCCGACGGTTCGGGATCAGACACTGATGACAAGTCGACTCataaattgaaaaagagacGTATTTCCCAAATAGAGCtacaaagagaaaaagagttAGATGAGCAAGTGGAGCCTCAGTATCGCAAATACAGACCCAGAGGATATACGTTCAACCCTCCACCTACAGATCGGCCTATCCGGATATATGCCGATGGTGTTTTTGACCTTTTCCACCTAGGCCATATGAAACAACTTGAACAGGCCAAGAAAGCCCTTCCCAATGTCACTCTCATATGTGGAATTCCCTCCGATATCGATACTCATAAACATAAGGGTCTCACAGTACTGACAGATAGCCAGCGATGTGAGACTCTGCTTCACTGTAAGTGGGTAGATGAGGTTATTCCCAACGCTCCTTGGTGTGTTACAGTGGATTTCTTACGCAAGCATCAAATCGACTATGTGGCCCACGACGACTTACCCTATGCTTCTAGTGGAAGCGATGATATCTACAGGCCAGTGAAAGAGCTTGGCATGTTCCTCACTACGCAGCGAACAGAAGGTATATCGACCTCTGACATCATAACAAAAATCATCCGTGATTATGACAAGTATCTTATGAGGAATTTTGCAAGAGGCGCTTCTCGTAAGGACCTTAATGTGTCATGGCTGAAAAAGAATGAGCTTGATCTTAAACGTCATGTACTTGAGTTCCGGGAATCATTCAAAACCAATTTTGAGTCAACGACTAGGGATATCTACTCTGAATTCATGGGATATGTTTCTGGCGTTCTACATCTGAAAGATGCCGCAGCcgtcgctgctgctgctgctgcttcatcatcgCAGCGTCGGGCCCTTCGATCCGGTAATACGTCAAATGTAAACAACGACTCCGAGAGCCATAGCGCTAATGAAGATTCTGAAGCTCCTGAAGCTCCTGGATCCCCAGCAACCGACTTTGCGTCTGGTTATTCAGGAGGATCATTTTTCGGGAACGTTAAAGATTGGGTTTCTAGAAGAATCGATTCGTCCATTCCACCATCTCCTACAGATACTCCCAGGGAGCACAGTGATGCCGAGTAA
- the RAD2 gene encoding ssDNA endodeoxyribonuclease RAD2, with the protein MGVRGLWEVAKPVARPVTLESLARKRLAVDASIWIYQFLKAVRDSEGNSLRNAHIIGFFRRICKLLYFDIKPVFVFDGDAPTLKKSTINRRRERKQGRRAAAAQTAAKLLTVQLQRLAAQAEKESKGKGKSKDNQSNSGPKTLVDRESYGTGDDIPENAVYFDERNIKKEEPKKPFRAQDQYHLPEIGSNPLVEANDPRLMTEEELAEYADEFGSQINSGLYDNSLIDFNSEEFQLLPKTTQYQLLNTARLRSRLRMGYSADQLDQMFPDRMKFSKFQIQRVTQRNFLTQSLMGMAGLEEDLSKRVAGDKNREYILKKNESGWSLGLEPTNKDGVIELDHTGQQVRTEAVDSDDDSDDAEFEDVVLEGETKPLGSPQPIDVSRDIQNEDESFLPESLNDFEALVQRQRFYDERSSAYSKQGPSEVDSLPTKTAKTLDENSDLVKAIRSSTLFADVELTETQTDSKPVILPPWFINEHNEHDTEKSQSRPDTREGISAFGTVDEDLDNSGLTSYEYGRKILDMRHKQEISATDRTKDTDLGEESSAIKSNDRAVIEISDDETIEAQDRDIIVLSDEDNLHTTRDEKPVPSDRNVDISTESLSDGHQTGDIVDVSSLSETEQGDLGEDSENSSEKEPEKASTVLPTEKSVDNESSIGSPIHHVDEEKVPLNTEQFRTANLEADRNNIELDSTDLERADEDAKFEEQEDDELTENLLQELEESERFTKQLNNGLMNNQSKEDYEREVEQLRQQHLKEVRDADEVTQNMVSECQELLRRFGIPYITAPMEAEAQCAKLMQLGLVDGIVTDDSDCFLFGGDRVYKNMFSQSKYVESYNAIDLEREFDLDRSKLIKLALLLGSDYTDGLPGVGPVTALELLAEFNSDDGLVQFRDWWKKVQALDPAADFSSDFKRKFKRNAAKLFLSDNFPDQNVINAYLVPIVDEDKSPFEWGVPDLDALRTYLSGMTGWTKDRIDELLIPVIQDINKRRARLEKSSQTLVQSSLSEFAGVSARKKVEIGGSKRVRKAMQSLIDQAERRKKRKDI; encoded by the coding sequence ATGGGTGTAAGGGGTCTATGGGAAGTGGCAAAACCCGTGGCTAGGCCAGTGACTCTAGAGTCACTGGCTAGGAAGCGATTGGCTGTGGATGCGTCTATTTGGATCTACCAGTTTCTCAAGGCCGTAAGGGATAGCGAGGGCAACTCGTTGAGAAATGCACATATTATAGGTTTCTTTCGAAGAATTTGTAAATTActttattttgatattaAGCCggtatttgtttttgatggCGATGCCCCTACGTTAAAGAAGTCTACTATtaatagaagaagagaacGGAAACAAGGTAggagagcagcagcagcacagACGGCAGCAAAGCTGTTGACAGTTCAACTACAAAGATTAGCAGCTCAAGCTGAGAAAGAATCGAAAGGTAAAGGTAAATCTAAAGACAATCAAAGTAACAGTGGACCCAAAACTCTGGTTGACCGTGAGTCATATGGAACAGGTGACGATATTCCTGAAAATGCAGTCTACTTTGATGAAAGAAACATTAAGAAGGAGGAACCCAAGAAACCGTTTCGGGCACAGGACCAATATCATTTGCCAGAAATTGGTTCTAATCCTTTGGTTGAGGCGAATGATCCGCGTCTTatgactgaagaagaactagCGGAGTATGCAGATGAGTTTGGATCCCAAATAAATTCAGGTTTGTATGACAACTCGCTCATTGACTTCAATTCTGAGGAGTTTCAATTGCTACCTAAAACCACTCAATATCAACTGCTTAACACAGCTAGATTGAGGTCCCGACTCCGTATGGGATACTCTGCAGACCAACTTGACCAGATGTTTCCAGATCGTATGAAGTTTTCGAAGTTCCAAATCCAGCGTGTTACTCAGAGAAACTTTCTTACTCAGAGTTTAATGGGTATGGCTGGATTAGAAGAAGATCTTTCCAAGAGAGTGGCGGGTGATAAAAATAGAGAATATATCTTGAAAAAGAATGAAAGTGGATGGAGTTTAGGTTTGGAGCCCACAAATAAAGATGGTGTTATTGAATTAGACCACACTGGACAGCAAGTCAGGACAGAGGCCGTAGATAGCGATGATGACAGTGATGATGCTGAATTCGAAGATGTTGTTCTGGAGGGGGAAACCAAGCCGCTGGGTTCCCCACAACCAATCGATGTATCAAGAGATATTCAGAACGAAGATGAGTCTTTTTTGCCAGAGTCTCTGAATGATTTTGAAGCGCTCGTACAGAGGCAAAGATTCTATGATGAGCGGAGTAGCGCTTATTCGAAACAAGGGCCGTCAGAGGTAGATTCTTTGCCGACCAAAACAGCTAAAACACTTGACGAAAACTCTGACTTAGTCAAAGCCATTAGAAGTAGCACACTCTTTGCCGACGTTGAATTGACAGAAACGCAAACAGACAGCAAACCTGTGATCCTTCCGCCGTGGTTTATAAACGAACATAATGAGCATGATACTGAAAAATCGCAATCTAGACCAGATACACGAGAAGGAATTTCAGCATTTGGCACAGTCGACGAAGATCTGGATAACTCGGGGTTGACCTCCTATGAGTATGGTAGAAAAATACTCGACATGCGTCACAAGCAGGAAATTAGTGCGACGGATAGAACAAAGGATACTGATTTAGGAGAAGAATCAAGTGCTATAAAGAGCAATGATAGAGCAGTAATAGAAATCTCGGATGATGAAACTATTGAGGCACAAGACAGAGATATTATTGTTTTATCAGATGAGGACAATTTGCACACAACCCGAGATGAAAAACCTGTTCCTTCTGATAGAAATGTAGATATCAGCACAGAAAGTTTATCAGACGGTCATCAAACGGGGGACATAGTTGACGTTAGTTCGCTATCGGAAACTGAACAAGGAGATTTGGGAGAAGATTCGGAAAATAGCTCTGAAAAGGAACCCGAAAAAGCCTCTACTGTTTTGCCCACTGAAAAGTCGGTAGATAATGAGAGTTCAATTGGTTCTCCTATACATCATGtggatgaagaaaaagtacCATTAAACACCGAACAGTTTCGCACTGCAAATTTGGAAGCAGATCGAAATAACATCGAACTTGACTCGACGGATCTTGAACgagcagatgaagatgcaAAGTTTGAGGAGcaagaagacgatgaatTGACAGAAAATCTGTTACAAGAACTGGAAGAAAGTGAAAGATTCACAAAACAGCTCAATAATGGCCTAATGAATAATCAGTCCAAAGAGGATTATGAAAGAGAAGTAGAGCAACTTCGTCAACAGCACTTGAAAGAAGTAAGAGATGCAGATGAAGTAACTCAAAATATGGTTAGTGAATGCCAAGAATTATTGAGACGGTTTGGAATTCCCTACATCACCGCTCCAATGGAGGCTGAAGCTCAGTGTGCTAAACTCATGCAGCTTGGATTGGTAGATGGTATTGTGACTGATGATAGTGATTGTTTTCTATTCGGAGGTGATCGTGTTTACAAAAATATGTTTAGTCAGTCTAAATATGTTGAAAGCTACAACGCGATAGACCTTGAGCGGGAATTCGATCTTGATCGTAGCAAACTCATCAAATTGGCGTTGCTGCTGGGTAGCGACTATACAGATGGTCTACCGGGCGTTGGTCCTGTAACTGCCTTGGAACTTTTAGCAGAGTTCAACAGTGATGACGGTCTAGTCCAATTTCGCGATTGGTGGAAGAAAGTCCAGGCACTGGATCCTGCCGCTGACTTTTCTTCAGATTTCAAGCGAAAGTTTAAGAGAAATGCAGCAAAACTGTTCTTGAGTGACAACTTTCCAGATCAGAATGTAATCAACGCGTACTTGGTACCGATTGTCGATGAGGACAAAAGTCCCTTTGAATGGGGTGTACCAGATCTCGATGCTCTTAGAACATATCTTAGCGGGATGACTGGGTGGACAAAAGACCGGATAGATGAGCTTTTAATACCAGTGATCCAggatatcaacaaaagaagagctaGGCTAGAGAAGTCATCACAGACCCTCGTTCAGAGTTCTTTGAGCGAGTTCGCAGGAGtatcagcaagaaaaaaggtCGAAATTGGTGGTAGCAAGAGAGTTCGAAAGGCTATGCAAAGCTTGATAGACCAGGCTGAGCGTAGGAAAAAACGGAAAGATATTTAG